A single region of the Neomonachus schauinslandi chromosome 3, ASM220157v2, whole genome shotgun sequence genome encodes:
- the MARS2 gene encoding methionine--tRNA ligase, mitochondrial encodes MLRTSVLRLLGRPGTSGVSLLEYSSPRHYSSGPLGAPDDGRGARAFFTTPIFYVNAAPHIGHLYSALLADALCRHRRLQVPSAAATRFSTGTDEHGLKIQQAAAAAGLAPTELCDRVSAQFQQLFREAGISSTDFIRTTEARHRIAVQHFWGLLKARGLLYKGLYEGWYCSSEECFLPEAKVTRQPGSSGDSCPVSLESGHPVSWTKEENYIFRLSQFREPLQRWLRGDPQAITPEPFHRAVLEWLEEELPDLSVSRKSSHLHWGIPVPGDDSQTIYVWLDALVNYLTVIGYPNAEFKSWWPTTSHIIGKDILKFHAIYWPALLLGAGMSPPHRIYVHSHWTVCGQKMSKSLGNVVDPRTCLDRYTVDGFRYFLLRQGVPNWDCDYYDEKVVKLLDSELADALGGLLNRCTAKRINPSGTYPVFCTTCFPSEPGLVGPSVRAQAEDYALVNAVATLPGQVADHYDNFQIYKALEAVSSCVRQTNGFVQRHAPWKLNWESPVDAPWLGTVLHVALECLRVFGTLLQPVTPNLADKLLSRLGVSATERGLGELYFLPRFYGHPCPFEGRRLGPETGLLFPRLDQSRAWLVKAHRT; translated from the coding sequence ATGCTGCGAACTTCTGTCCTGCGGCTGCTAGGACGCCCGGGAACGAGTGGAGTCTCGCTCCTGGAGTACTCTAGCCCACGCCACTACAGTTCGGGCCCTCTCGGTGCCCCCGACGATGGTCGCGGCGCGCGCGCCTTCTTCACGACACCCATTTTCTACGTGAACGCGGCGCCGCACATCGGACACCTGTACTCAGCGCTACTGGCAGACGCCCTGTGCCGCCACCGTCGCCTCCAAGTTCCCAGCGCTGCCGCCACGCGATTCTCCACTGGTACCGACGAGCATGGCCTGAAGATTCAGCAAGCAGCAGCCGCTGCGGGCCTGGCCCCCACCGAGCTGTGCGACCGAGTGTCTGCCCAGTTCCAGCAGCTTTTTCGGGAGGCTGGCATCTCCTCCACTGACTTCATCCGCACCACGGAAGCCCGGCACCGGATCGCTGTGCAGCATTTCTGGGGACTGCTGAAGGCCCGGGGTCTGCTCTACAAGGGGCTCTATGAAGGTTGGTATTGCTCCTCCGAAGAGTGCTTCCTGCCTGAGGCCAAGGTCACCCGGCAGCCGGGTTCGTCAGGGGACTCGTGTCCTGTATCTCTAGAGAGTGGACATCCCGTATCCTGGACCAAGGAAGAAAACTACATTTTCAGGCTTTCTCAGTTCCGAGAGCCGCTTCAGCGGTGGCTGCGGGGTGACCCTCAGGCAATCACTCCCGAGCCATTTCATCGCGCAGTTCTTGAGTGGCTGGAGGAGGAGCTGCCGGACCTTTCTGTCTCTCGAAAGAGCAGCCACTTGCATTGGGGCATTCCTGTGCCCGGGGACGATTCGCAGACCATCTACGTATGGCTAGATGCCTTGGTCAACTACCTTACTGTAATTGGCTACCCAAATGCTGAGTTTAAATCTTGGTGGCCAACCACCTCTCATATCATAGGCAAGGACATTCTTAAATTCCATGCTATCTATTGGCCTGCCCTCCTTTTAGGGGCCGGCATGAGCCCACCACACCGCATCTATGTCCACTCTCACTGGACGGTCTGTGGCCAAAAGATGTCTAAAAGCTTGGGTAACGTGGTGGATCCCAGGACTTGCCTTGATCGCTATACTGTGGATGGCTTCCGATACTTTCTTCTTCGGCAGGGCGTCCCCAACTGGGACTGCGATTACTATGATGAAAAGGTGGTTAAGTTGCTAGATTCTGAGCTGGCAGATGCTTTGGGAGGTCTCCTGAACCGGTGCACTGCCAAAAGAATAAATCCTTCTGGGACCTACCCGGTTTTCTGCACTACCTGCTTTCCCAGTGAGCCAGGGTTGGTGGGGCCATCAGTTCGTGCTCAAGCAGAGGACTATGCTTTGGTCAACGCAGTGGCCACTTTGCCCGGGCAGGTAGCTGACCACTATGATAACTTTCAGATCTATAAGGCTCTGGAGGCAGTGTCCAGCTGTGTCCGGCAAACTAATGGCTTTGTCCAAAGGCATGCACCATGGAAGTTGAACTGGGAGAGCCCAGTGGATGCCCCCTGGCTGGGTACCGTGCTTCACGTGGCCTTGGAATGTTTGCGAGTCTTTGGAACTTTGCTCCAGCCTGTCACCCCAAACCTAGCTGATAAGCTGCTATCCAGGTTGGGGGTCTCTGCCACAGAGAGGGGCCTTGGAGAGCTCTATTTCTTGCCTCGATTCTATGGACATCCATGTCCTTTtgaagggaggaggctgggaccTGAAACTGGGCTCTTGTTTCCAAGACTAGACCAGTCCAGGGCGTGGCTGGTAAAAGCCCATAGGACCTAG